The following proteins are co-located in the Ursus arctos isolate Adak ecotype North America unplaced genomic scaffold, UrsArc2.0 scaffold_13, whole genome shotgun sequence genome:
- the LOC113259468 gene encoding serine/threonine-protein kinase Sgk1 isoform X3, producing MKEESIKSPLKAFMKQRRMGLNDFIQKIANNSYACKHPEVQSILKISQPQEPELMNANPSPPPSPSQQINLGPSSNPHAKPSDFHFLKVIGKGSFGKVLLARHKAEEAFYAVKVLQKKAILKKKEEKHIMSERNVLLKNVKHPFLVGLHFSFQTADKLYFVLDYINGGELFYHLQRERCFLEPRARFYAAEIASALGYLHSLNIVYRDLKPENILLDSQGHIVLTDFGLCKENIEHNGTTSTFCGTPEYLAPEVLHKQPYDRTVDWWCLGAVLYEMLYGLPPFYSRNTAEMYDNILNKPLQLKPNITNSARHLLEGLLQKDRTKRLGAKDDFMEIKNHVFFSLINWDDLINKKITPPFNPNVSGPSDLRHFDPEFTEEPVPNSIGRSPDSILLTASVKEAAEAFLGFSYAPPMDSFL from the exons ATGAAAGAGGAATCTATAAAATCCCCTTTGAAAG CTTTCATGAAACAGAGGAGGATGGGCCTGAACGACTTTATTCAGAAGATTGCCAATAACTCCTATGCATGCAAACA CCCTGAAGTTCAGTCCATTTTGAAAATCTCCCAACCTCAGGAGCCTGAGCTTATGAATGCCAACCCTTCTCCTCCA ccAAGTCCTTCTCAGCAAATCAACCTTGGCCCATCATCCAATCCTCACGCTAAACCATCTGACTTTCACTTCTTGAAAGTGATTGGGAAAGGCAGTTTTGGGAAG GTTCTTCTAGCAAGACACAAAGCAGAAGAAGCGTTCTATGCAGTCAAAGTTCTACAGAAGAAAGCCATCCTGAAAAAGAAGGAG GAAAAGCATATTATGTCGGAACGGAATGTTCTACTGAAGAATGTGAAACACCCTTTCCTGGTGGGCCTTCACTTCTCTTTCCAGACTGCTGACAAATTGTACTTTGTCCTCGACTACATCAATGGTGGAGAG TTGTTCTACCACCTCCAGAGGGAGCGTTGCTTCCTGGAACCACGGGCTCGTTTCTATGCTGCTGAAATAGCCAGTGCCTTGGGTTACCTGCACTCTCTGAACATCGTCTATAG agacTTAAAACCAGAGAATATTCTGCTGGACTCACAGGGACACATTGTCCTTACTGACTTTGGGCTCTGCAAGGAGAACATTGAACACAATGGCACGACCTCCACCTTCTGTGGCACGCCCGAG TATCTTGCACCCGAAGTGCTCCATAAGCAGCCTTATGACAGGACTGTGGACTGGTGGTGCCTGGGGGCCGTCTTATATGAGATGCTGTATGGCCTG CCTCCGTTTTACAGCCGAAACACAGCTGAGATGTACGACAACATTCTGAACAAGCCCCTCCAGCTGAAGCCAAATATCACCAATTCTGCCAGACACCTCCTGGAGGGCCTCCTGCAAAAGGACAGGACAAAGAGGCTGGGCGCCAAGGACGACTTC ATGGAGATTAAGAATCATGTCTTCTTCTCCCTAATTAACTGGGATGATCTCATTAATAAGAAGATTACTCCTCCCTTTAACCCAAATGTG AGTGGACCTAGCGACCTGCGGCACTTCGATCCCGAGTTCACCGAAGAGCCTGTCCCCAACTCCATCGGCAGGTCCCCTGACAGCATCCTCCTCACAGCCAGCGTCAAGGAAGCGGCCGAGGCCTTCCTAGGCTTCTCCTATGCACCTCCTATGGACTCTTTCCTCTGA
- the LOC113259468 gene encoding serine/threonine-protein kinase Sgk1 isoform X1, protein MGEMQGALARARLESLLRPRHKKRAEAQKRSESFLLTGLAFMKQRRMGLNDFIQKIANNSYACKHPEVQSILKISQPQEPELMNANPSPPPSPSQQINLGPSSNPHAKPSDFHFLKVIGKGSFGKVLLARHKAEEAFYAVKVLQKKAILKKKEEKHIMSERNVLLKNVKHPFLVGLHFSFQTADKLYFVLDYINGGELFYHLQRERCFLEPRARFYAAEIASALGYLHSLNIVYRDLKPENILLDSQGHIVLTDFGLCKENIEHNGTTSTFCGTPEYLAPEVLHKQPYDRTVDWWCLGAVLYEMLYGLPPFYSRNTAEMYDNILNKPLQLKPNITNSARHLLEGLLQKDRTKRLGAKDDFMEIKNHVFFSLINWDDLINKKITPPFNPNVSGPSDLRHFDPEFTEEPVPNSIGRSPDSILLTASVKEAAEAFLGFSYAPPMDSFL, encoded by the exons ATGGGGGAGATGCAGGGCGCGCTGGCCAGGGCCCGGCTCGAGTCTCTGCTGCGGCCCCGCCACAAAAAGAGGGCCGAGGCGCAGAAACGCAGCGAGTCCTTCCTGCTGACCGGCCTGG CTTTCATGAAACAGAGGAGGATGGGCCTGAACGACTTTATTCAGAAGATTGCCAATAACTCCTATGCATGCAAACA CCCTGAAGTTCAGTCCATTTTGAAAATCTCCCAACCTCAGGAGCCTGAGCTTATGAATGCCAACCCTTCTCCTCCA ccAAGTCCTTCTCAGCAAATCAACCTTGGCCCATCATCCAATCCTCACGCTAAACCATCTGACTTTCACTTCTTGAAAGTGATTGGGAAAGGCAGTTTTGGGAAG GTTCTTCTAGCAAGACACAAAGCAGAAGAAGCGTTCTATGCAGTCAAAGTTCTACAGAAGAAAGCCATCCTGAAAAAGAAGGAG GAAAAGCATATTATGTCGGAACGGAATGTTCTACTGAAGAATGTGAAACACCCTTTCCTGGTGGGCCTTCACTTCTCTTTCCAGACTGCTGACAAATTGTACTTTGTCCTCGACTACATCAATGGTGGAGAG TTGTTCTACCACCTCCAGAGGGAGCGTTGCTTCCTGGAACCACGGGCTCGTTTCTATGCTGCTGAAATAGCCAGTGCCTTGGGTTACCTGCACTCTCTGAACATCGTCTATAG agacTTAAAACCAGAGAATATTCTGCTGGACTCACAGGGACACATTGTCCTTACTGACTTTGGGCTCTGCAAGGAGAACATTGAACACAATGGCACGACCTCCACCTTCTGTGGCACGCCCGAG TATCTTGCACCCGAAGTGCTCCATAAGCAGCCTTATGACAGGACTGTGGACTGGTGGTGCCTGGGGGCCGTCTTATATGAGATGCTGTATGGCCTG CCTCCGTTTTACAGCCGAAACACAGCTGAGATGTACGACAACATTCTGAACAAGCCCCTCCAGCTGAAGCCAAATATCACCAATTCTGCCAGACACCTCCTGGAGGGCCTCCTGCAAAAGGACAGGACAAAGAGGCTGGGCGCCAAGGACGACTTC ATGGAGATTAAGAATCATGTCTTCTTCTCCCTAATTAACTGGGATGATCTCATTAATAAGAAGATTACTCCTCCCTTTAACCCAAATGTG AGTGGACCTAGCGACCTGCGGCACTTCGATCCCGAGTTCACCGAAGAGCCTGTCCCCAACTCCATCGGCAGGTCCCCTGACAGCATCCTCCTCACAGCCAGCGTCAAGGAAGCGGCCGAGGCCTTCCTAGGCTTCTCCTATGCACCTCCTATGGACTCTTTCCTCTGA
- the LOC113259468 gene encoding serine/threonine-protein kinase Sgk1 isoform X2 yields the protein MTVKTEAARGTLTYSRMRGMVAILIAFMKQRRMGLNDFIQKIANNSYACKHPEVQSILKISQPQEPELMNANPSPPPSPSQQINLGPSSNPHAKPSDFHFLKVIGKGSFGKVLLARHKAEEAFYAVKVLQKKAILKKKEEKHIMSERNVLLKNVKHPFLVGLHFSFQTADKLYFVLDYINGGELFYHLQRERCFLEPRARFYAAEIASALGYLHSLNIVYRDLKPENILLDSQGHIVLTDFGLCKENIEHNGTTSTFCGTPEYLAPEVLHKQPYDRTVDWWCLGAVLYEMLYGLPPFYSRNTAEMYDNILNKPLQLKPNITNSARHLLEGLLQKDRTKRLGAKDDFMEIKNHVFFSLINWDDLINKKITPPFNPNVSGPSDLRHFDPEFTEEPVPNSIGRSPDSILLTASVKEAAEAFLGFSYAPPMDSFL from the exons ATGACGGTGAAAACCGAGGCTGCTAGGGGCACCCTCACTTACTCCAGAATGAGGGGAATGGTAGCGATTCTCATCG CTTTCATGAAACAGAGGAGGATGGGCCTGAACGACTTTATTCAGAAGATTGCCAATAACTCCTATGCATGCAAACA CCCTGAAGTTCAGTCCATTTTGAAAATCTCCCAACCTCAGGAGCCTGAGCTTATGAATGCCAACCCTTCTCCTCCA ccAAGTCCTTCTCAGCAAATCAACCTTGGCCCATCATCCAATCCTCACGCTAAACCATCTGACTTTCACTTCTTGAAAGTGATTGGGAAAGGCAGTTTTGGGAAG GTTCTTCTAGCAAGACACAAAGCAGAAGAAGCGTTCTATGCAGTCAAAGTTCTACAGAAGAAAGCCATCCTGAAAAAGAAGGAG GAAAAGCATATTATGTCGGAACGGAATGTTCTACTGAAGAATGTGAAACACCCTTTCCTGGTGGGCCTTCACTTCTCTTTCCAGACTGCTGACAAATTGTACTTTGTCCTCGACTACATCAATGGTGGAGAG TTGTTCTACCACCTCCAGAGGGAGCGTTGCTTCCTGGAACCACGGGCTCGTTTCTATGCTGCTGAAATAGCCAGTGCCTTGGGTTACCTGCACTCTCTGAACATCGTCTATAG agacTTAAAACCAGAGAATATTCTGCTGGACTCACAGGGACACATTGTCCTTACTGACTTTGGGCTCTGCAAGGAGAACATTGAACACAATGGCACGACCTCCACCTTCTGTGGCACGCCCGAG TATCTTGCACCCGAAGTGCTCCATAAGCAGCCTTATGACAGGACTGTGGACTGGTGGTGCCTGGGGGCCGTCTTATATGAGATGCTGTATGGCCTG CCTCCGTTTTACAGCCGAAACACAGCTGAGATGTACGACAACATTCTGAACAAGCCCCTCCAGCTGAAGCCAAATATCACCAATTCTGCCAGACACCTCCTGGAGGGCCTCCTGCAAAAGGACAGGACAAAGAGGCTGGGCGCCAAGGACGACTTC ATGGAGATTAAGAATCATGTCTTCTTCTCCCTAATTAACTGGGATGATCTCATTAATAAGAAGATTACTCCTCCCTTTAACCCAAATGTG AGTGGACCTAGCGACCTGCGGCACTTCGATCCCGAGTTCACCGAAGAGCCTGTCCCCAACTCCATCGGCAGGTCCCCTGACAGCATCCTCCTCACAGCCAGCGTCAAGGAAGCGGCCGAGGCCTTCCTAGGCTTCTCCTATGCACCTCCTATGGACTCTTTCCTCTGA